A genomic segment from Syntrophotalea acetylenivorans encodes:
- a CDS encoding class 1 fructose-bisphosphatase — MLEAGKTKFQIDLRRYLREDGVDHKLIHLICEIAEASKYIVNSIRTGDLGVAGTSNLYGEEQLALDVLSDRIMRKRLAKSGVVSNVASEETRDIIAVSPHCAGNYSVAFDPLDGSSLVDVNLAVGTIVSIYAGSDLMQPGQRQVAALYILYGPRTTLVYTTGNGVHEFGMNQLMEYTLLRRNIRLAPKAAIYSPGGLRNRYSPGVENFVSYLEENGAKLRYSGGLVPDVNQVLMKGNGMFFYPHLQGAPKGKLRLLYELNPMAFLLEQAGGAASNGRQRILELQPQAIDDCQPFFCGCCEDVAKAEELIANLG; from the coding sequence ATGCTCGAAGCAGGAAAAACAAAATTTCAAATCGATTTACGCCGTTATCTTCGCGAAGATGGTGTCGACCATAAATTAATACATCTTATTTGCGAGATTGCTGAAGCATCAAAGTATATCGTCAATTCGATTCGCACAGGCGACTTGGGGGTGGCTGGCACCTCTAATCTTTATGGTGAAGAGCAGTTGGCCCTCGATGTTCTCTCCGACCGTATCATGCGCAAACGTCTGGCTAAAAGCGGCGTGGTCAGTAACGTTGCATCGGAAGAAACCCGGGATATAATCGCCGTGTCCCCCCATTGTGCTGGGAATTATTCGGTAGCTTTTGATCCCCTGGACGGTTCTTCCTTGGTCGATGTCAATCTGGCTGTGGGGACCATTGTTTCCATCTATGCCGGCAGTGACCTGATGCAGCCCGGTCAGCGACAGGTCGCGGCTCTCTACATTCTTTACGGACCAAGAACGACACTGGTCTATACCACCGGTAACGGTGTCCATGAATTCGGTATGAACCAGCTTATGGAATACACACTGCTGCGGCGAAATATCCGTTTGGCACCCAAGGCTGCTATTTATTCCCCTGGTGGTTTGCGTAATCGTTATTCTCCCGGCGTTGAAAACTTTGTCTCCTATCTAGAGGAGAACGGAGCAAAGCTGCGCTACAGCGGGGGGCTGGTTCCGGATGTCAACCAGGTGCTGATGAAGGGGAACGGAATGTTTTTTTATCCCCATTTACAAGGTGCACCAAAGGGCAAGTTACGGCTTCTGTACGAATTGAATCCGATGGCCTTTTTGCTGGAGCAGGCAGGGGGGGCCGCCTCTAACGGGCGACAACGGATACTTGAATTGCAGCCTCAGGCCATTGACGATTGTCAGCCGTTTTTCTGTGGTTGTTGTGAGGATGTGGCCAAGGCCGAAGAACTGATTGCCAACCTGGGATAA
- a CDS encoding EI24 domain-containing protein — protein MLDFSRGFYSLLRGGRLFMRYPRLLKLVLIPLLINVVVFSLAIYFGMQFFHNFVQSLLPQGDAWYWLVVYYGLWVLVGLVTLVLVFFCFAVVGNLIASPFNELLSERIESYLLPEVEAAPFSLKFFCRDMLRVWLVELKKMSFFVAAMLLLLLLNLLPVVGNLLYGGCLFC, from the coding sequence ATGTTGGATTTTTCTCGCGGTTTTTATTCCTTGCTTCGCGGCGGTCGTCTTTTCATGCGTTATCCGCGCCTGTTGAAGTTGGTGCTGATTCCGCTGCTGATCAACGTGGTCGTTTTTTCTCTGGCGATCTATTTCGGGATGCAGTTCTTTCACAATTTTGTACAAAGTCTGCTTCCTCAAGGGGATGCCTGGTATTGGTTGGTGGTTTATTATGGCCTTTGGGTGTTGGTTGGGCTTGTGACTTTGGTTCTGGTATTTTTTTGTTTTGCCGTGGTCGGAAATCTGATTGCCTCGCCTTTCAACGAATTGCTATCGGAACGAATCGAAAGTTACCTGCTGCCCGAGGTAGAAGCCGCACCCTTTTCTTTGAAGTTTTTTTGCCGAGATATGCTTCGGGTTTGGCTGGTCGAATTGAAAAAAATGAGTTTTTTTGTAGCGGCGATGCTTTTACTGTTGTTGCTCAATCTATTGCCCGTGGTCGGTAATTTGCTCTACGGGGGTTGTCTATTCTGCTAA
- a CDS encoding ammonium transporter yields MLVIAGLLLAIPALGFAEEAAITAADVQNNLNFVWTLVAAFMVFIMQAGFAMVESGFTRAKNACNILMKNMMDFSVGAIAFWAIGFGLMFGTTNGFFGTTDFFFSGATGDGEAWNYAFWMFQTVFAATAATIISGAVAERTKFSAYMVYSIFVSALIYPIFGGWAWGSLFNGSGWLEGLGFIDFAGSTVVHSIGGWLALAGAIVVGPRLGKYDKKGKVKPIPGHSIPLAGLGVFLLWFGWYGFNPGSTTTGDTSIALIAVTTTLAAAAGAITAMLATWIKYGKSDIGMTLNGALAGLVGITAGCANVSPVSAVIIGGIAGVLVLFSVLFFDKIKVDDPVGAVSVHGVCGAWGTLAAGLFDTAGFSMKVVGVQLIGIGACFAWAFITGLILFKLIDMIMGMRVTKEEEMAGLDFCEHGANAYADFQTIRMGTVFTPGEGSEK; encoded by the coding sequence ATGTTGGTCATAGCCGGTTTACTGCTGGCGATCCCCGCTCTCGGTTTTGCCGAAGAGGCAGCCATCACTGCTGCTGATGTGCAGAACAACCTCAACTTTGTCTGGACTCTGGTCGCGGCATTCATGGTTTTTATCATGCAGGCCGGTTTCGCCATGGTCGAGTCCGGTTTCACCCGGGCCAAAAACGCCTGTAACATCTTGATGAAAAACATGATGGACTTCTCCGTTGGCGCCATCGCCTTCTGGGCCATCGGTTTCGGTTTGATGTTCGGTACCACCAACGGATTCTTCGGCACCACTGATTTCTTCTTCAGCGGCGCCACCGGCGACGGCGAAGCCTGGAACTATGCGTTCTGGATGTTCCAGACTGTTTTTGCCGCTACTGCCGCAACCATTATCTCCGGTGCAGTAGCTGAGCGCACCAAATTCAGTGCTTACATGGTCTATTCGATTTTTGTGTCGGCCCTGATCTACCCCATTTTCGGCGGCTGGGCCTGGGGCAGCCTGTTTAACGGCAGCGGCTGGTTGGAAGGTCTCGGCTTCATCGATTTCGCCGGTTCCACCGTGGTTCACTCTATCGGCGGTTGGTTGGCTCTGGCCGGTGCTATTGTCGTCGGTCCTCGTCTGGGCAAGTACGACAAAAAAGGCAAGGTCAAGCCGATTCCCGGTCACAGCATTCCCCTTGCAGGTCTGGGTGTCTTCCTGCTGTGGTTCGGCTGGTACGGCTTCAACCCCGGGTCTACCACTACCGGCGACACTTCTATCGCTCTGATCGCTGTAACCACCACCCTGGCCGCTGCGGCCGGTGCCATTACCGCTATGCTCGCCACCTGGATCAAGTACGGCAAGAGCGATATCGGTATGACCCTTAACGGTGCTTTGGCCGGTCTGGTCGGTATTACCGCCGGTTGCGCCAATGTCAGCCCTGTCTCTGCGGTTATCATCGGCGGTATCGCTGGTGTGCTGGTTCTCTTCTCGGTTCTGTTCTTTGACAAAATCAAGGTTGATGATCCGGTCGGTGCCGTCTCCGTTCACGGCGTCTGCGGCGCTTGGGGTACCCTGGCTGCCGGTCTCTTCGATACCGCTGGCTTCTCCATGAAGGTAGTCGGTGTTCAGCTGATCGGCATCGGTGCCTGCTTTGCCTGGGCCTTTATTACCGGTCTGATTCTGTTCAAACTGATCGACATGATTATGGGTATGCGCGTCACCAAGGAAGAGGAAATGGCCGGTCTCGACTTCTGCGAGCACGGTGCTAATGCCTACGCCGATTTCCAGACCATTCGCATGGGTACGGTTTTCACTCCTGGTGAAGGTTCTGAAAAATAA
- a CDS encoding TorF family putative porin, translating to MKKWSILLAALIVLGAGMVTTSFAAITVEGDVYAGVFDKYLWRGFDLSDGRPVVQAGADLSSGKFTLSYWTNWQLKSSNDITSGEANETDIILDYSTDLGEMLSVSVGNIWYALDGAEDTNELYLSATVNTLLSPTIAIYYDWDACEEEGLYFTADISHSFDLSEDLSLGLGALVSYNNHSDYAVGDFGGFHNYELSIGLDYALTDQISVSPSFVYSEGLSSAAREAIDSEMLGGVNVTFTF from the coding sequence ATGAAGAAGTGGAGTATTTTGTTGGCAGCCCTGATCGTTCTCGGGGCAGGAATGGTCACCACCAGTTTTGCAGCAATCACCGTGGAAGGCGATGTTTATGCCGGTGTGTTCGACAAGTATTTGTGGCGTGGTTTTGACCTCAGCGATGGTCGTCCCGTTGTCCAGGCTGGTGCTGATCTGTCATCCGGAAAATTTACCCTGAGCTACTGGACTAACTGGCAGCTGAAAAGCTCCAATGACATTACTTCGGGCGAGGCCAACGAAACCGATATCATTCTCGACTATTCAACCGATCTCGGCGAAATGCTGTCCGTCTCTGTCGGTAATATCTGGTACGCGCTTGATGGTGCTGAGGATACTAATGAGTTGTATCTGTCCGCTACTGTCAACACCCTGCTTTCGCCGACCATCGCCATTTACTATGACTGGGATGCCTGTGAGGAAGAGGGCCTGTACTTTACCGCCGATATTAGCCATTCCTTCGATCTGTCGGAGGACCTGTCCCTTGGGCTCGGTGCACTCGTGTCTTACAACAACCACAGTGATTATGCTGTTGGTGACTTTGGCGGTTTCCACAACTATGAACTCAGCATCGGTCTCGACTATGCTCTTACCGATCAGATCTCTGTGAGCCCTTCTTTTGTCTACTCCGAGGGCCTCAGCAGTGCTGCAAGAGAAGCAATCGATAGCGAGATGCTGGGCGGGGTAAACGTTACGTTTACTTTCTAA
- a CDS encoding P-II family nitrogen regulator translates to MKKVECIIKPFKLDEVKEVLSDLGINGMTVSEVRGFGRQKGHAELYRGAEYQIDFIPKIKIELVIPAARVAEVVDAIRQEAATGTIGDGKIFVYEVEQAVRIRTGETGPEAL, encoded by the coding sequence ATGAAAAAAGTCGAATGCATTATCAAGCCGTTCAAGCTTGACGAAGTCAAGGAAGTCTTGTCGGACCTTGGCATCAACGGGATGACGGTCAGCGAGGTTCGGGGTTTCGGCAGACAAAAAGGTCATGCTGAACTGTATCGCGGTGCCGAGTATCAGATCGATTTCATTCCCAAGATCAAGATCGAGTTGGTGATTCCAGCTGCCCGTGTTGCCGAAGTGGTCGATGCGATTCGTCAAGAGGCAGCCACCGGCACTATCGGTGATGGCAAGATTTTTGTCTACGAGGTCGAGCAGGCGGTGCGTATCCGGACCGGCGAGACTGGCCCTGAAGCTCTCTAA